The region GCTGGTCGCCTCGCCCGACTGGCTGCCGCGGACATCCGGATCTGCCGCAGGTCGCGCGCTTGCGGTGACCGTACGCTGGCCCCCGAGCGGGCCAGGCGGAAGCTCGAGGGTTGATGATCTGGCCTCGCTATCGGCCACCGCGCATCTCTGCCCAGTAGTGCCTGCGTCAGATGTAGTCCTCATCTTCGACGAAGTGCATGTCGGCGCCCGTCCCCACGTGCTTCAGGGCGGCAAACGAACTTGGTCAAGGGAGTTGGGTGCGTGCGGCGAGGGCGGGGTGCCGTTCGAAGCCGTGGACCGGGGGCAGGGGCAGCAGGCGGGCGACTTCGTCGTTCTTACGGCGGCTGCCCAATCCGGCGCTGAGCTGTTGGAGGGTGGGATGTGCTGCCAGCACGGCGACGTCGGACGGCTGCAGCTGCGGCATGTCGGCGATGGTCAGCTGAGTCAGGGCGGGTGCGGTCAGCAGCGGGGTCAGGTCGCTCAGGCCGTTCATGGTTTCCAGGTGCACCCGCGTCAGGTGCGTGCAGTTGCCGAACGACGGCAGGGCGGCGACCTGCTTGAGCGCCTGGAGGAACAGGTACTCCAACGTCGGGATGTCCGCGATGGGGGTGAGGTCGTGCAGGCCGCGAACCATCCACAGCTCCAGGTACTGCAAGGCCCCCACTTCGGGCAGCAGCGCAAGGTCGCGGGTTCCGCCGAGCTTGAGGTCCAGCGCCCGCAGCCGGGTCAACGGCACCAGCAGCGACAGGTTGGGCAGGGTGATCGAGCGTAGGGTCAGGCTGGTGATGGTGCGCAGGTGGCCGATGACTTCGATGTCCTTGCTCTGCCCCTCGAGGTAGAGGCGCTGCAGTTCGGTGAAGCGGGCCAGCGGAGCCAGCGACAGACGTTTCTTGGTCTGACCCAGTCCGAGGTACGTCAGGTCGGCGGGTAGGTGGTTCAGGCCAGCCAAGCTGACCAGGGTTCGGTAGCTGCGGTCGGCGTGGAACGCGCGGAGCGTGGGGAAGAAGCGAAGGAAGTCCAAGTCCGCCCCGGTGCCGTCAGCGAACGCCCGCAAGGTGACCGCGGGGTAATCACGCAGCCAATCCCCCAGGGTCTGGAAGTCAGCATCCGACAGAGGATGACCGAACTGCACCACTTCGCACCGTGGATCCAGCGGACGCAGCATCTCCTCGGTCAGCGGTGATTCGACCTCGCGGATCATCGGCTCAAACAAGCGGACCACGCCGACATCATGCCGCACCTGTTCCGGCCGGCTCCTGCGCACCCTCGCTCCAGACGGGCCGGCGCATATCCCCTACTGCCGCGAAGCGGATGCCATTCGTGCGCGGAAGCGACGTTGTCGGCTCCTCGTTCCGGTGTGGTCGGGATCTTGGGGTAGGTTCCGACGCCATGACAGAGGATCAACATGTACGCCGGGCCCGTCCGTTCTATTGGGGGGCCATCTACATCAGCGACGCCGATTGCGAGGCGGACTTTGATATTGATTTCCACAACGGCGAGGGCCCGGTGCTCTCAACGGCTTCCCATGTTGCTGTTGTGGTCGTTCATGCCGGGTCGGTCGACGAGGGGGAGGCTGACGTCATCCTTGATGTCCGGGTGACGTCTCTGCGGGTTAACGATTTGCCGTACGAAGTCGCCTTCGAGGTTCCGTCGGGACGGCTCTATATCGGTGATGCTGACGACAGCGACGAAATTGCGCTTCAGCCGGGTCGCTGGTTGCTGCAGTTCCAAGTAGACGACGCGGCTGAAGCGCAACACGTGGAGCTGGTGATGTCACCGCTCTGACCAGGCGTCGTCGGTTTGCAGTGCACAGATCTTGGCCCCGTGCTTCCTGATCGACCGATGCGGCTGCGGAAGCAAGCGCTGGTGCCAATCAAGGCACTGGACGGGTAACTCGCGATTGGTCGCCGGTCGCCGGTCGGTGGTCGGGTGCGGGCCCGGTTTTGGGGGAGCAGGTTGGGAGCAGCGGGGTGCCCTGAGCGGCCTTGAACTGCGCCCAACGGTGCCGAAGGGCGCTCAACCGCACCCACCGCTGCCTGCGGCTCTACGTTGCAGCAGGTCAGAACGGGTGCGGCGTCCTGTTTCACACCGAAGAGGTCGCTGGTTCGATACCAGCATCGCCCACTCTCAGTTTGTGCAGGTCAGAAGCCCGTTGCCGAGATAGTCGGTAACGGGCTTTGCCGCATGTGCCGCTTACATTGGGAGCAGATTGGGAGCAGCGGGTCTGGTCTCGGTAGTCCTACGGGGTTCACAGGGGGCAGTCCGATGCCCCGGTCGTTCGATCACTCCGTCCAGATGCCAGCTCCCGCCGCATCATGAGGGTTGCGAGTAACAGCAGCTTCGCGGCTGCACTGCAGCCAGGTGATCTGCGGCGCGCCCTGGCCGCGCGGTGCCACCGAAGTCGGCCGGGCGGAGGTCCAAGACGGGCCCGGCGCAAGGTATGGCGAAGCAGGGGCTGGCGTGCTCTGGTTGATCAGCAGGACACCCGCTGATTCGTATTGTGCATCGTGGTCATCACCTTCTCGATGTGCTGTGCGTTCGAGGATGAGGGTCCAGAGTGCGAGCGTCACAGCGTGAACCGTCCATGGTGTCTAGAAAGAAGGTGAGCCATCAGGTCCGGCCATTAGACGGGAAGTTGTGGTCCGGGCGGCGGGCGTAGATCGTGTCGGCCGTGTGCGCCAGCGTCAGTCTGCTGGCCTGACTGCACGCTCGCGGTACGACCCTCGAAGCTGGCCGGTAAGCCGACATCGACGACTGGACAACCGGCGGTCCCAGCGGCCGCCACAACGCAGCCGCGATCGTAAGCTGGGCCGTGCGCCGCCGTCATGCCCAGGGAATCGCATGGCCTTTCGAAGTGATCACCGTGCGGGTGTTGTCCGCGGCAGCTCACGAAGTTCGCGGAGGATGTCGCGGACCGCTAGTAAGCGCGGTGCGGCAGGGGCGAGTTCGTCGTGAAGTCGGTGTAGCAGAGCGACGCTGCGCACGGAGCTGACGGCGGGTAGGCGGCCAAGGGCGAGGCGGGCTGTGCTGACCGCGAGGTCGAGGTCACCGGCGGCGTTGTGGGCGAGGCTGAGCCAGGCGCCGTGGCGTAGCGCGGAGCGTTGCGGGGAGTCGGTGGGACTGGTGTGCGCGCGGGGGTAAAGCAGCCGTTCAGCTTGGCGAAGGAGTCTTGGCCGTTGAATCGGTACCCGCTCGGCCAGTACGACGAGGCCGCGACCGGTGATCGCGTCCAGTTCGACCCGATCGATGTACGACGCCCACCGGGGTAGCGGGGCGTCGGGGGCGGTGCCGAGGAGTGCGAGGGTGTTCTCGCGCATGTGGAAGAAGCTGGTGAGGTCGCCGGCGACGGCGTGGGCGAGGCTGCTGCGGGCGGCTACCAGTGAGCGGACGGCCGGCGGGGTCTTTGCCGCTGATTCTTGGGCTGCTGAGGCGAGTTGCAGGGCGTCGAGGGCGTGGCCTCGGTCTGCAGCTTGGTTGGACATGAGGGCCAAGATGCTGGCGGCGAGGCCGGGATCCCGAGCGGCGTGCGCGGCGCGTAGAGCGGTGAGGTACCAGCGTTGGGCGAGGCCATCCTCGTTGGCATCGAACGCCATGAACCCGGCGGTCTGGGCGAGCTGCGCTAGTGCGGAGGCGAGGCGGCGGCCGGCCTCCGCGTTGTAGGACGCGCGGCGCAGGAGCCGGGCTACGGCGCTGAATTGGTCACTGACGAATTCGCGGGCGGCGCCGCCCTGGTGGTCGTCGAGCTGTTGTGCGTGGGCGACGACGGTGTCGATCATGTCCAGTAGCGGCGGCGTGACGGGTCCGCCGTCTCCGGCAGCCGCGATCAGGTTTGGGTTTGGCTGGTGAAGCGCGCTCCAGGCGTGGGCGGTGAGCGCGGCGCCGGTGACAGCGATGACGGTGCAGATTGGGGGCAGGTTGGCGAAGAGGTCGCCTCGACCGAAGTGCTCACCGACGCCGGAAAGAGACGAGGACTCTGACCTGCCGTGATGAAGTTGAGCGGTGCGACGTGACCTCCCAGTAGAGGTCGAATTGGTCAGGCATGTCGTTCCGGGATCGCTGGCGTCGGCCGGTATCTCGAGTCGCCTAACGCTGTGCCTGTAGGTCTGCTGTAGATCGATCTGCGGCATTGTGGCGAGCCTGCTGGAGTCCGTCACGGTTCCGTCATCTGAGACGCCGATCCCACGGGCAGCGACGTGACGAGGCCCTTCAGTCTGGAGACCTCTTCGGCGAGTCCGAAGGCGTCAGCGCGCTGGCGCCGGCAGAGGTGGTAGAGCCGCGTCCGCTCATGTCGAAGAGCGGTCATCGACTGGAAGTCCAGCGCATGCCCCGGATACCTAAATGCTGTAGCGGCCGCCGGTGCTGCCCCGGTGGATGTGAGGGCCCGGCGTGGCCAGCCGTCGGCCTGCGGACCGGAGCCCGCGTGAGATCCACATTTGCGATAGGTACCTGGCTGTGCCAAGGTAGCAGCATGCAGTCCGATCCAAAGCTCGTTGCGTTGCGGCGCGGCCTGCTCGAACCACTCGTACTAGCTGCCGTCGAGTCCGAGCAGCGGTACGCGGCGGAGATCCTCGCCGCGCTACAGGAGGCAGGCTTCCCCGCCCAGGAGGGGACGCTGTATCCGCTGCTGAGCAAACTCCGGCGAGACGGGCTTGTGCACCACGAGTGGCGTGAGTCGCCGTCAGGGCCGCCCCGGAAGTACTTCTCCCTCACCGATACCGGCAGCGGCCAGCTCGCCGCGTTCCGCGAGTACTGGACCGAGCTGACCCGCATGATCAACACGATTGGACGATGACCCATGGACGAGCGGATATCCATCCGCCTCACCGGGCATGTCGCGGCCTTTCCAGCCACCAGCGAAGCACGCGACGCCCTGCGGCAGTACCTCGATGATGCGCGACGCGCGCTGCGATCCGACCCGGACGCTGACGAGATCGTCCGAGACCTCGAGTCCGCGATTGGCGACCGTTTGAGCACTCTCACGGGCTCGGGCGACGACTCGCTGACCGGTACCCAGATGGCAGAGATCCTGGCTGAGCTCGGGCCGGTGAGCCCAGCACGCCCCTCGCCGCCTTCCGCCGAGGGGAGGCCGCGTGGCCGGTTCTGGTGCCGGATCAACGAGGGCAAATGGTTCGGCGGCGTCTGCCTCGGCATCGCGGCATACGGCGGGTTCCGCGTCGACTGGGTACGAACCGTCGTGCTGCTGCTGACCATGCTCACCGGTGGACTACTCGCCGTGGTGTACCTGGTCCTGCTGCTCGTGCTCCCCGTCGTCCCGACGGTCACCGACTATGAGCGCCAACGGGACGCACTGCGATAGACCTGAACCGAAGCGCATGGCGAAGCGGGACTCCAAGCTCCGCTGTTGTCGATCAGCAAGCCACCTTGCCACACCCCACCAGGCCTGCCAGCGGAGCTCACCACTACCGAACATGCACTCTTCTGCCGCAGTGTGCGCGCGGATCTGCTGCAAAGCGTTCACGGGGAGGTCAGTCGAACCAGTTGAACAGCAGGTCACCAAGCCGACCCGGACGGTGGTAGGCGACATCGCGGCGTTCTTCGTCGGTAAGCAGCCGGAGGGACCGATCCTCGATCGGTTGCTCCAGCTCCGCCGGGGTGGCGACCCGCAACCCCGCTCGGCGATAGATCTCCCGGCCTGGGACGGCGGCGAACACCAGATTGATCAGATAAGGATCTCGCTGTTGAGCTGCAGCGGCCAGGGCGACGGTGGCGTTGAGAAGAACGCGCGACGGTTGGTGGTCACCGAGTCGCACACCGATCCGGTAGTAGTTCCGGCCGACTGTTGGATCCTCGACGAGGTGGTGACTGCGCCACCTGCTCCTCTGATGCTCTCGTACACCGGGGCCAGCCAGGTGGCACACAGCGCCGGGTCAGGCCGCGGTGTGGTCACTCCGGCTCTCAGCAGATCGACGATGGGCACGCAGGGCATCATCCCGCATCGCAGCCGTGTCTCCACAGCGAAGCCCGCAGACGAGCGCCTCCGGTTGGCGCCCGCTGCCGGGCATTCGGATCTGCCACAAATCGTTCGGTACCCAAGGTGAGGCGGCTACCCGGCAACCTGGGCGTCACTCGGCCCGGCGTTGACGCGGAACTGGAGTACGTCCATGGCCCGGGGCAACAGGATCGGTGGATCCGCTTCTCGCATCGTGAGGAGAGCAGAAATCGCGCCACGAGTGAGGGCCGCATCGATCGCCCGCTGCGTCTCGGGCGGAAGTGACTCCCAGGTGGCCTTGGCGGCACAGAGGTAGCAGCGCTCATCGGCATGTTCCGGGAGACAATTCGCATAGGGTTGGCCGCAGCCCGAGCATCGGTAGTCGATCATGAAGCAATTATCGTCCTGCGGGCGCGTCGAGTCGGGCTCCAGTCGCACTCGGCGCCCCGCCTGGTCCGCCTTCACGGTGGCGACCTCTTCTAACGCTGGCCCCCTAGTCAGGCTGAATCGTGAAGTAGTCACTCGATGCCCGGAGCGACGCGGACGAACGCACCAAACGGCACCACTCCGACGACCGGCCCGCACAGCACCTCGCCGACCCGCTCCGCGAACTGGACCAGAGGATCCTCCTGCAACGCCTTCAGGGACAGCCGCACCTGTCCACGGGTGGCGTCGAAGTCGAGCCCCTCGGCGGAAACCTGCCTGCGTGCACACCACCGGCGGAGGATTTGAGAAGCAGTCCCAGGTCAGCTCCGGGATCCTGATGAACCCTGTGCCAGGCGAATTGGCCGGATCTCCTTCGAGGCGGACGATGACGCTGAAGTGATGGATCTTTGAGATGACTCCCCGCACTGCCGTGCCGCGCTCCGGCTCACGTACAGACACGGCAGAGTTATAAGGCCGAGGTAGCGGTCTGCGGCGGCCCGGTGCGATCCCGGTTTGGGGGAGCAGGTTGGGAGCAGCGGGCTGCCCTGAACAGCCTTGAACTGCGTGCAACAGCTGATCGTCGTCGGACCGCCGGGGTCGGGAAAGACCGCGTGAACGGTCCTCAACTACGCCCACCACTACCTGCGGATTCTCGTTCCCGCAGGTCAGAGTCGGTGCGGCGTCCTGTTGCCCGCGGAGTGCTCCGCGGTTTTATGCAGCAGTCGGCAACGTTCTATGTCACCTGGTGGGGGTGTGCGCAGGTCAAGGCGGTAAGGAGCTGCCAGTTGCTCCGGCATTGCATGTGGGAGCAGATTGGGTGCAGGCTGGCGAAGGGGTCTCCACGCCCGAAGTGCTCACCGATGCCGGACAGAGATGAGGCGCTTTCACCT is a window of Micromonospora sp. WMMD961 DNA encoding:
- a CDS encoding PspC domain-containing protein, whose translation is MDERISIRLTGHVAAFPATSEARDALRQYLDDARRALRSDPDADEIVRDLESAIGDRLSTLTGSGDDSLTGTQMAEILAELGPVSPARPSPPSAEGRPRGRFWCRINEGKWFGGVCLGIAAYGGFRVDWVRTVVLLLTMLTGGLLAVVYLVLLLVLPVVPTVTDYERQRDALR
- a CDS encoding PadR family transcriptional regulator, which produces MQSDPKLVALRRGLLEPLVLAAVESEQRYAAEILAALQEAGFPAQEGTLYPLLSKLRRDGLVHHEWRESPSGPPRKYFSLTDTGSGQLAAFREYWTELTRMINTIGR